From the genome of Mycteria americana isolate JAX WOST 10 ecotype Jacksonville Zoo and Gardens chromosome 12, USCA_MyAme_1.0, whole genome shotgun sequence, one region includes:
- the LOC142415956 gene encoding galanin receptor type 1-like, with protein sequence MNSSPPAPGAPPDPLQLWQEENQTQGGLWNGSQELGWEELEKMLFLFVKEPVTISLTAMYLVSFVVGFVGNIMSIRVLTRKRRSRVPSLSATRSLLINLAVCDLMVVCVCMPITVGNLIYKAWVYGDFLCRAVPFIQAVSVSASVLSLTVISVNRYYSVHNPLNARSFFTQKRILSTILVVWLLSSGICMPLIFMNKQDEIGVVEGLPLVFSICREIWPQERLKQAYNFLLFCALYCLPVLFNMVICFLTVRRLWSRSSQLKESTALNRSLPASRLKIRKKVAQMVVALVLLFAISWLPVYLMDIWIDFNIPKSLQDVTPSPWILQLRPFAQWLGLTNSSLNPICYCFVGNLYRSAKEMKSKYHQRMVSLFNFSLSEGTTRSSVPELLSYRSSMEPARKGPSATPTMGRRCQGGHGRKNKCGHLNSCQHPPLNTVSSENTSL encoded by the coding sequence ATGaattcctccccccccgcccccggggccccccccgaccctctgcagctctggcaggaggagaACCAGACCCAAGGCGGGCTCTGGAAcgggagccaggagctgggctgggaagagctggagaagatgcTCTTCCTCTTCGTGAAGGAGCCCGTCACCATCAGCCTCACGGCGATGTACCTGGTGTCCTTTGTGGTGGGCTTCGTGGGCAACATCATGTCCATCAGGGTGCTCACCCGGAAGCGCCGGAGCCGGGTGCCCAGCCTGAGTGCCACCCGCAGCCTCCTCATCAACCTGGCGGTGTGCGACCTCATGGTGGTGTGCGTCTGCATGCCCATCACTGTGGGCAACCTCATCTACAAAGCCTGGGTGTACGGGGACTTCCTCTGCCGGGCGGTGCCCTTCATCCAGGCTGTTTCTGTCTCCGCCAGCGTCCTCAGCCTGACCGTCATCAGCGTGAACCGGTACTACAGCGTGCACAATCCACTCAACGCCCGGTCTTTCTTCACCCAGAAGAGGATCCTCAGCACCATCCTGGTGGTGTGGTTGTTGTCCTCAGGGATATGCATGCCCCTCATCTTCATGAACAAACAGGATGAGATTGGGGTGGTGGAGGGCTTGCCTCTGGTGTTTTCCATCTGCAGGGAGATTTGGCCTCAGGAGAGGCTCAAGCAAGCCTACAactttctgctcttctgtgcCCTCTACTGCCTGCCGGTCCTGTTCAACATGGTCATCTGCTTCCTCACGGTGCGCCGGTTATGGAGCCGCAGCAGCCAGCTGAAGGAGAGCACTGCCCTGAACCGATCTCTGCCAGCCTCCAGGCTGAAGATCCGGAAGAAGGTAGCGCAGATGGTGGTGGCCCTGGTCCTGCTGTTCGCAATCTCCTGGCTGCCCGTCTACCTGATGGACATCTGGATTGATTTCAACATCCCCAAATCTTTGCAGGATGTGACTCCTTCTCCTTGGATCCTGCAGCTCAGACCTTTTGCCCAGTGGCTTGGCCTCACCAATTCCAGCCTCAACCCTATATGCTATTGCTTTGTTGGGAACCTCTACAGGTCAGCCAAGGAAATGAAGAGCAAATACCACCAAAGAATGGTCTCTCTCTTTAACTTCTCTCTGTCTGAAGGGACAACCCGTTCCTCAGTCCCAGAGCTGCTCTCTTACCGGAGTTCAATGGAGCCTGCAAGGAAAGGACCCTCCGCCACCCCCACCATGGGCAGGAGATGTCAGGGAGGTCATGGCCGTAAGAACAAGTGTGGACACTTGAACTCCTGCCAGCATCCACCTCTGAACACTGTCTCCAGTGAGAACACTTCCTTGTAA